A genomic stretch from Heterodontus francisci isolate sHetFra1 chromosome 23, sHetFra1.hap1, whole genome shotgun sequence includes:
- the LOC137382675 gene encoding coiled-coil domain-containing protein 157-like gives MTLLLGNQNCLDGLRKDVTDVQGIIIDVFSRVGAVRYPSWKFPDRTSCDLDLVTLLKRFDYVEDDPEYTQHSHIVLFELVIDR, from the coding sequence ATGACACTTCTTCTGGGAAATCAAAACTGTTTGGATGGTTTGCGCAAAGATGTCACAGATGTACAAGGGATAATCATAGATGTGTTTTCACGAGTTGGTGCAGTCCGTTATCCATCATGGAAGTTTCCAGATAGAACGTCGTGCGATTTGGATCTTGTCACTTTACTGAAACGTTTTGATTATGTCGAAGATGACCCAGAATATACACAACACTCTCATATTGTG